The genomic interval GAACGTGGTCACCATGACCATCAGAGTGACTGCACTGAAGAGGCCGCTGCTCAGAACTCCACTCGTGAGTCCCATCTGCGCGAAGATCAGACCGACCTCGCCGCGCGGGATCATACCCACCCCGATCACCGCCTTCCTGCCCTTGAACCAGAACGGTGCGTATCCGGCGACGAACTTGCCGAGGATCGCCACGGCGATCAGCGAGCCGCCAATGAGCAGCACCTGCGGATCAGTGAACGTGCTCACGTCGACGGCAGCGCCGACCCACACGAAGAAGATGGGGACGAACAGCATGCTGAGGCGCAGCACGCCGTGCTCGACGACATGCGCGTGAGGCGTCGGTCCGAGCACCAGGCCCGCGGCGAATGCGCCAATGATGAGGGCCGACCCGACTTCATTGGCGAGGTACGCGACGAGGAACGCAAACGCCAGGGCCATCGTACCGAGCGTCTCTTCCTTGCCCACGCGCGACAGCCAGTTGAACACGGGCGGCATGATGAAACCGCCAATGACGACGACACCCACGACGAACCCGAATGCGACGAGCGTGATCACACCGACGCTTCCCGCGGTCAGGTCACCGCCCGCCAGAACCTGGGACACTACGGCGAGGATGATGAGACCGATGATGTCGTCGAGCACCGCTGCGCCGAGGACGATCTGGCTCTCCGG from Longimicrobiales bacterium carries:
- a CDS encoding cation:proton antiporter; this encodes MTVPEFLFLLVAILVSAKLLGELAEKVGQPAVLGELLAGVLLGGSVLGILDPTIEVIHLLAEVGVILLLFQIGLETSLPRLLKVGPAAAAVAATGVIVPFVLGYYVSLALGLDVLPAVVAGAALTATSVGITARVLSDLGRLQEPESQIVLGAAVLDDIIGLIILAVVSQVLAGGDLTAGSVGVITLVAFGFVVGVVVIGGFIMPPVFNWLSRVGKEETLGTMALAFAFLVAYLANEVGSALIIGAFAAGLVLGPTPHAHVVEHGVLRLSMLFVPIFFVWVGAAVDVSTFTDPQVLLIGGSLIAVAILGKFVAGYAPFWFKGRKAVIGVGMIPRGEVGLIFAQMGLTSGVLSSGLFSAVTLMVMVTTFIAPPLLKVLFPPRTDVPQPPLGGVAEITTQA